The genomic DNA AGGTGGAGAGGTCGTTGGTAGCGGCGCGGATTTCGGAGAAGGGTCGATGTTGGGGTTTTCCGGCAAGAGCTGGTCTTTGATGCAGGAGAGAGAGGGCTGGGTTAAGAGGGATGACGGTCTCGCCGTTCTCGATGGCTTCGGTTCCATGGCGTCCACTGCCATTTTCGTCCTGCACATAGATGTCTCGACGGATTTTGCCGGATTTTGAGGTTTTCGTGGAGAAGGAAAGAGTAGACTGCTGTGGCGGTGGAGGAGATGAGGCGCCGATGAACAGTGCGATGAtggagagaggaagaagatgaacagtgtGGTGATGGAAAGGGAGAGAGGAGCTGGGGCATATtttctgaaaatgaaaaaattgtgggactataatttaattttaaaaagtttatagttaagttaagttaaaatctaactctgaaaccaaacaaatccatatctttgaagaaaaaaaagaagaaaaatgagagatatttatttctttgaaaaagagaaaatacatatcgatgaaaaaaaaaagaatagttACTactattcattttctttcttggtATACACCATGTTATCCGAACTTCATTGCACCCGATCAATCCACTTCGGGTCGGATCAGTTTattaaagggtaaaactctttcaGTGTGAACTCTCTTTATATACAATATTCAAATCAAGATCTTATTTAAGGGAAATAAGTATTTAACTGTTTGAATTAATCAACGTTGTTTACTACTGCTCATTATAATTGGTGAATGTGTGTAGGATATAGTCCTCCCATATATCAACTATCATATTGGATAATCTGATTAAGGAAGATTGAGAgataaaaattaggaaaagGACTTCAAAAGTGACGTCAGAAGCAAACAGTTGTCactttagagagagagagagagaaggaaaaaaaacaaaaccatGTATTATTTAGGTTTAAAGACAGAAAACTCCATTGAGTTCTATGGAAAAGACACTAAACTCCATTTTCCAGCAAGATACCCACTTCTCCCCATTTGACCCGTTTGACTGACGGAATTGTTAAGAGATTAACTGAATATTCTTTCTAACCCTCCATAGTCACACtaagtaataataattcaatatttaccaaaaataataatgataagtCAAtggataaatttaaaaaatataaaaataaaaagattcatAATACTTTCTACCAAAGAAAAACATAAGGAGTCAATGGACAGATAAATATTCCTTACTTTTATCTTGGGTTCCGAGATAAAGATGAATTTTTCTTAAGTTTTATTTCGGTTGATCTCTGTTCTTCCTTGGcataaatatatgtcatatcagcaatggaaaaaattttataaatttcttcgtttttatatttttttaattggtccattgacttattattatttctgggaaaatattgaattatgaTTAACTTAGTGTAACCATAGATGGTTAGAAAGAATACTCCGATAGTCTCTTAACAACTCCATTAAAACGGGTCAAATGGGAAAAAGTGGGTATTTTGCTGGAAAAATGGGGTTTAGTGTCTTTTCCATAAACCTCAAGGGAGGTTTTTGTCGTTTACCCTATTATTTATATACCTGGAAAGGCTGGGCGGGAAGGCTTGATCAATCATGCTTACGATATTAAAGAATCGAATCACTGATATCTCcttcatttttgtttattcaatttgaaaaggaaagaggaagcctcagcttcttcttcttctcagtGTCAACCCCTCAGCCCCTCCCTATATATAGAGGGTCTCCTCCCGGACACCTCTCATTCAAACACTTGCATCCTCTCTTGTGCATTTATCTCTTAGAGCTACCCTTGCTCTTATCATTCACAAAGAAAAACCGGCAACACCGTAATTTATTCCACAATTCGTGTCAGCGTTCGTTTCCTCCACTTCATCAGCAGACAAGAGTTCCATCAACAGGGTGTCCATACACAATATGGCGATAGAGATTGATTTGGTGCCTTCTGTTCAGCTGTCAAAAATAGCGAATTCCGAAAAGCATGGGGAGAACTCGCCCTACTTTGCCGGGTGGAAGGCATACGACGAAAACCCATATGATGAAATCACAAATCCCTCCGGGGTCATCCAAATGGGCCTTGCTGAAAATCAAGTAAGTGTGACTCCTCTCAAGctaaaagcaaaaaaaagaaccaacattaaagaaaatttcttCTAAATGGGGTTAactaaattctctcatgatatatatatataggtgtcCTTTGACTTGCTGGAGGACTACCTCGAAAAGCACCCAGAAGCATCGATCTGGGGCACAGGGGGTCCTGGTTTCAGAGAGAATGCATTGTTTCAAGATTATCACGGACTTCTGAATTTCAGAAAGGTAAGACCACGATCAACAACCTCATACTTACCGTTTATAGCAACTATGTATACTaagacaaataaaatatttcatggaAGGCTATAACAAGAAACTGATGAATTGCCGATTTAATTTGGACAGGCAATGGCAAGTTTCATGGAGCAAATAAGAGGGGGAAGAGCAAGATTTGACCCAGAAAGAGTAGTTCTAACCGCCGGGGCAACCGCTGCAAATGAGCTTCTGACCTTCGTCCTGGCTGACCCTGGAGATGCTTTGCTTGTTCCCACGCCGTACTATCCTGGGTAAGTTATAGAAATTCTAATTCTTCCTCTCATCACCAAAACCTACTTAACTGCCACTTCTCTCTTTCCGTATTCTCCGGAAACTGCTCTCGTGATCTTCGTTGCTTACATtcgtttaattttttatatatccaGATTTGACAGGGACTTGAGGTGGAGGACTGGGGTGAGGATTGTCCCAATCCATTGCAATAGCTCGAACAATTTCCAGATAACCCCTCAGGCTCTTGAGGCAGCCTACGAGAATGCCGAATCCATGAACTTGAGGGTGAGAGGAGTCCTCATCACCAACCCTTCCAACCCTCTCGGGACCACTGTCCAACGCGCTGTCCTTGAGGAAATCCTTGATTTCGTAACCCAGAAGAACATCCACCTCATCTCCGATGAGATTTACTCCGGTTCTGTCTTCTCATCATCGGAGTTTGTCAGCGTGGCGGAAATCCTTGAATCAAGGGACTATAAGGAGTGCGAGCGGGTCCACATTGTCTACAGCCTCTCCAAGGACCTCGGCCTCCCTGGGTTTCGGGTTGGGACAATATATTCCTATAATGACAAGGTTGTCACCACCGCCCGGAGGATGTCTAGCTTCACGTTGATCTCTTCACAGACCCAGCACCTCTTGGCATCCATGCTATCCGACAAGGAATTCACCGCCCAATACATCGAGACGAATCGTGCTAGGCTTAAGAAGAGGTACGATATGATCATCCAAGGTCTGAAAAGGGCAGGGATCGAGTGCCTGCAAGGTAATGCCGGGCTATTTTGCTGGATGAATCTTAGCCCGTTGCTCCAGAAGCCAGACCAAGAAGGGGAGTTGAATCTCTGGAAGACTATGCTTCACGAGCTAAAGCTCAACATATCACCCGGGTCCTCATGCCACTGCTCAGAACCGGGTTGGTTTCGGGTTTGCTTCGCGAACATGAGCGAACAAACCCTAGAAGTCGCACTCACAAGGATACACAACTACATGGACCAGCGGAACAGGTGAACACACTTCACTATTGATTTTTGCCCATGGCCCTATTCTATATAGGGTTACCATATTCATCCGGTGATACATATGGAATTGGCCAAGGGCAGGTTAAATTTCTCTCTCAGAAATTATGAGAGGGAGAAAATAAAACGGCCGACCAAATTTCTAATGGTTCAAAAccattttggattttttttttgggcaataTATATCGTTCTTGGTATACAAATATAGGTTGGCAATTCTTTTATTAACTTCTTTgtaatgtgatttttttcttttgatttgttGCTTTTGACAAAGCCAATTCCTAGAAATTCGTTCCATCTGTGAAATTGTAATAAGTGGTGACTGTGATTTGTTGTCACCAATATACTTTTGTAATCATCCATTTTATTATTGTCGCCATACATGAAATTGATACATGTGGTATATTCAATTGTTAGCATATTCCAGAGTAGTAATTTGTGTCAAATtaaagtgtttttttttaataatgaaaaatgtaTGAACTTCACCTTACTAATATCCATAATCCACGTAAATATCCTTCACACTCATAGGACAAGTCAGTTCGGATACAAATCACACATGTAGCCTAATAGGAAGCACTCTCCCATCTTATTTATGCAGTGACTTGAATTTAGAATTTCAAGGGGCCGTTTGAATCGCTGGAATGTTAGATTACAGGAAATGTTAAATTGCAGAAAAAGTAAGTCCGAGAATGCTAGATTACAAGGAATATGACATTTACTGTATTTATTAAGTTATTATGTATTTAGGAAAGTATAAGGTAATATGAGATTACTATGTTTGGTATATTAAGTAAATCGATGGGAAAGTAAAGTAGTTTACAAATATACCCCTAtacattatattttattattactttttaattttaaatttatttttaagtagTATTTGTTATttgtttatattaatattgaatataaatatttaaataaatatttttataaaaatattatttaaatataaatatatatttaatataatatataaatattgaatttaaatatttatattcaatattaatgtaaatatataattaaatgatatttaatataagtatttatatttatataaatatatgtttatacaaatattttattcaaaatctatcaaaaatatttataagtatttataaaaaaatatgtatatttaatgtatataaatatggatataaatatatatttatattatattagattatgtttatgtctatatttatataaatatatattaaaaaagagaTTACACCCACGTTGTAATCTCAAAATACCAAGTTTGAGCTTGTTATTTTGAGATTACACTATATAAGGCCTGGGAAAGCCCAAACGAAAT from Punica granatum isolate Tunisia-2019 chromosome 2, ASM765513v2, whole genome shotgun sequence includes the following:
- the LOC116195108 gene encoding 1-aminocyclopropane-1-carboxylate synthase 7-like, coding for MAIEIDLVPSVQLSKIANSEKHGENSPYFAGWKAYDENPYDEITNPSGVIQMGLAENQVSFDLLEDYLEKHPEASIWGTGGPGFRENALFQDYHGLLNFRKAMASFMEQIRGGRARFDPERVVLTAGATAANELLTFVLADPGDALLVPTPYYPGFDRDLRWRTGVRIVPIHCNSSNNFQITPQALEAAYENAESMNLRVRGVLITNPSNPLGTTVQRAVLEEILDFVTQKNIHLISDEIYSGSVFSSSEFVSVAEILESRDYKECERVHIVYSLSKDLGLPGFRVGTIYSYNDKVVTTARRMSSFTLISSQTQHLLASMLSDKEFTAQYIETNRARLKKRYDMIIQGLKRAGIECLQGNAGLFCWMNLSPLLQKPDQEGELNLWKTMLHELKLNISPGSSCHCSEPGWFRVCFANMSEQTLEVALTRIHNYMDQRNR